One Calditrichia bacterium DNA window includes the following coding sequences:
- a CDS encoding anion permease: MDKVQLIFFFINGFLVSRLFIKVKLPERIVYSLVDRRELSPGRVLLYVISLSAMFSFFIPNAITVLTLLPILELLQRAYRNSEFSESSIATMLVLAVIYGANIGGMGSITASPANGILATFLAFNPVAGAANITFASWLVWGIPLVIIFTLIAWLILLVMFRPGRFGKAGIELPFLPEAIEYPHQKLAIWLTAAYFVSSILLSALLMMLPENETEILMITGVLTVVFIGFLFLTPMSPGSTGTLRSPLLRIADCYSNLPLRGFVFVGVAVVLGVVMYFLKVDQYFGELLPHLLPDHLPAIVLLLLIALITSFTTEILSNTVVQIAMFLMIVPLSATMDFPVLLALIVTTLSCTSAFMSPIATGVNGLAFGGIPGVSVWRMLVVGLLMNIAGAVLLSLWAYFVIGGIYGGN; this comes from the coding sequence ATGGATAAAGTTCAACTGATTTTCTTTTTTATCAATGGTTTTCTGGTTTCGCGATTGTTTATCAAGGTTAAATTGCCTGAGCGCATTGTTTACAGCCTGGTTGATCGCCGTGAACTGTCGCCGGGCAGGGTGTTGCTTTATGTTATTTCGCTTTCCGCGATGTTTTCCTTTTTTATCCCGAATGCGATTACCGTTCTAACGCTGCTGCCGATTTTGGAGTTGTTGCAGCGGGCGTATCGCAACAGCGAATTTTCGGAATCGAGCATTGCCACAATGTTGGTGCTGGCAGTCATTTACGGTGCGAATATCGGTGGGATGGGGTCGATTACCGCATCGCCGGCAAACGGGATTTTGGCAACATTTCTGGCGTTCAATCCTGTTGCCGGAGCTGCAAATATCACTTTTGCATCGTGGCTGGTTTGGGGCATTCCGCTGGTCATCATTTTCACGCTGATTGCATGGTTGATTTTGCTGGTGATGTTTCGCCCCGGACGATTTGGAAAAGCCGGAATTGAGCTGCCGTTTCTGCCGGAAGCGATCGAATATCCCCACCAGAAATTGGCGATTTGGCTTACAGCCGCATATTTTGTATCGTCCATTTTACTCTCCGCGCTGTTGATGATGCTGCCGGAAAATGAAACCGAAATTTTGATGATTACCGGCGTGTTAACTGTTGTTTTTATTGGATTTCTGTTTTTGACTCCAATGTCCCCCGGCAGTACCGGAACGTTGAGATCGCCGTTGCTGCGCATTGCCGATTGTTACAGCAACCTGCCGTTGCGCGGATTTGTTTTTGTGGGTGTTGCGGTTGTGTTGGGCGTGGTGATGTATTTTCTGAAAGTCGATCAATATTTTGGGGAATTGCTGCCGCATTTGTTGCCCGATCATCTGCCGGCAATCGTACTGTTGCTGCTCATCGCGCTGATTACGTCGTTTACCACAGAAATTTTGAGCAATACAGTTGTGCAAATAGCGATGTTTTTGATGATTGTGCCGCTTTCCGCGACGATGGATTTTCCTGTGTTACTGGCGTTGATTGTCACTACGTTATCGTGCACATCGGCGTTTATGAGCCCCATCGCCACGGGTGTGAACGGGCTGGCTTTTGGCGGGATTCCCGGTGTTTCCGTTTGGCGAATGCTGGTGGTCGGATTACTGATGAACATCGCAGGTGCCGTTTTGCTCAGCTTGTGGGCGTATTTTGTCATTGGTGGAATTTATGGGGGAAATTAG
- a CDS encoding S8 family peptidase, with amino-acid sequence MKHLLLTIVFVCFAAGISFADNAVITQKMNRVLETASPEEPVSAWIYFTDKGASLSKALATAEANLTEKALQRRLRNRPADQLVDRYDVPVNAEYVRILRQNGVEIQHKSRWLNAVSATAKPAILNSLTSLQFIKKIDVIRYTKVPELVEAEIQPELQKSTKTTLLDYGSSLDQNVQITTNVMHDLGYSGAGVTVAMLDAGYNNLEHEALQHLNITHTWDFVNGDENVDDEAGQMGTGSHGTYTLSTLAGYKPGNLIGPAYGATFLLAKTENTDWEHNVEEDDWVAAAEWADSLGADIISSSLGYWDFDFGEPRQYTWEDMDGNTAVVTIGADIAASRGILVVNSAGNSGDVAEPANTIGAPSDGDSVLAIGAVSSTGSLAGFSSRGPSADGRIKPDVCARGVSTVCASAFSQTGYAAVNGTSLSCPLVAGAAALVLEANPGLSNMEIIDALRSTADNAATPDRDFGWGVIDTYAASNFLSGIGNNTNLPEKIELYPAFPNPFNPATTINYALPEAENIELSVFNLLGQRVAVLFKGQQSAGEYRQRWDAGNQPAGVYFIVLESGKTRQVQKAVLLK; translated from the coding sequence ATGAAACATTTGTTATTAACTATTGTTTTTGTTTGTTTTGCAGCCGGTATTTCGTTTGCCGATAACGCAGTAATTACCCAAAAAATGAATCGGGTGCTGGAAACAGCTTCCCCTGAAGAGCCGGTTTCCGCATGGATTTATTTTACGGATAAAGGTGCATCGCTGTCCAAAGCGCTGGCAACTGCGGAAGCCAATCTCACTGAAAAAGCGTTGCAACGGCGGTTGCGCAATCGTCCGGCGGATCAGTTGGTTGATCGCTACGATGTGCCGGTAAACGCGGAATATGTGCGTATTCTCCGCCAAAACGGGGTGGAAATTCAGCACAAATCGCGCTGGCTAAACGCCGTTTCCGCAACAGCTAAACCGGCTATTTTAAATAGCTTGACAAGTTTGCAATTTATCAAAAAAATTGATGTAATCCGTTACACAAAAGTGCCGGAATTGGTGGAAGCGGAAATCCAGCCGGAACTGCAAAAATCGACCAAAACCACGTTGCTCGACTATGGATCATCGCTGGATCAAAATGTGCAGATTACCACAAATGTTATGCACGATCTCGGCTACAGCGGTGCCGGCGTAACGGTGGCGATGCTCGATGCCGGATACAACAATCTGGAGCACGAAGCGTTGCAGCATCTCAATATTACCCACACCTGGGATTTTGTCAATGGCGATGAAAATGTGGATGATGAAGCTGGGCAAATGGGCACTGGATCGCACGGCACTTATACGCTCAGCACACTTGCCGGTTACAAACCTGGCAATCTGATCGGTCCGGCTTACGGAGCTACTTTCCTGCTCGCCAAAACGGAAAATACGGATTGGGAACACAACGTTGAAGAAGATGACTGGGTTGCTGCCGCTGAATGGGCGGACAGCCTCGGTGCAGATATCATCAGCAGTTCGCTCGGTTATTGGGATTTCGATTTTGGCGAACCCCGCCAATATACATGGGAAGATATGGACGGCAACACCGCAGTGGTAACCATCGGTGCGGATATCGCCGCAAGTCGCGGCATTCTGGTGGTCAATTCTGCCGGGAATTCCGGCGATGTCGCAGAACCTGCGAACACGATCGGCGCGCCATCAGATGGCGATAGCGTGCTGGCGATAGGTGCAGTATCATCCACGGGTTCGCTAGCCGGATTCAGCTCTCGCGGTCCATCTGCGGACGGACGTATCAAGCCGGATGTTTGCGCCAGAGGCGTGAGCACTGTTTGTGCCAGCGCATTCAGCCAGACGGGCTATGCTGCCGTAAATGGCACATCACTGTCCTGCCCGTTGGTTGCGGGTGCGGCTGCGCTCGTTTTGGAGGCGAATCCGGGATTGTCAAATATGGAAATAATCGATGCGTTACGCTCCACCGCGGATAACGCTGCAACGCCAGATCGCGATTTTGGGTGGGGAGTTATTGATACTTATGCTGCCAGCAACTTCCTTTCGGGCATTGGAAATAACACCAATTTGCCGGAAAAAATTGAACTTTATCCGGCGTTTCCGAACCCGTTTAACCCTGCAACGACCATCAATTATGCGTTGCCGGAAGCCGAGAATATTGAGCTTTCGGTGTTCAATTTGCTCGGTCAGCGCGTTGCGGTGCTGTTTAAAGGTCAGCAATCTGCCGGTGAATATCGCCAGCGTTGGGATGCGGGAAATCAGCCGGCTGGTGTTTATTTTATTGTGCTGGAATCCGGAAAAACCCGGCAGGTGCAAAAAGCCGTATTGCTGAAGTAG
- a CDS encoding radical SAM protein, which yields MKHDIYAKGLRFLWHAISSKNNPLLAQLVVTRRCNLSCAYCNEYDNFSAPIPFDALKSRITKLARLNTFAITLTGGEPMLHPDIDRIIRYINSLGFVSTIITNGYLLTKERIELLNEAGLHELQISIDNIQPDEISMKSLKVLDRKLKLLAEIAEFKVNINSVLGISDERTDDAIAIAQKACDLGFSHSVGLVHNEHGILKPLSPKQIKAYQQIGKITKSRVHFFNKFVFQQNLITGKPNRWQCRAGARYLYICELGLVHWCSQQRGYPGIPLLEYSQHDIQREFNTAKKCSPMCSVTCVQQMSFLDNWRPKQKLADPKATPIFG from the coding sequence ATGAAACACGACATTTATGCAAAGGGATTGCGGTTTCTCTGGCATGCCATCTCATCAAAAAACAATCCGTTGCTGGCGCAATTGGTGGTCACCCGCAGATGCAACCTGAGCTGCGCATATTGCAACGAATATGATAATTTTTCCGCACCCATCCCATTCGACGCCCTCAAATCACGTATCACAAAACTGGCCAGGTTGAATACTTTCGCGATCACCCTAACCGGCGGCGAACCGATGCTTCACCCGGATATTGACCGTATCATCAGATATATCAACAGCTTAGGATTTGTTTCCACAATCATCACCAACGGGTATTTATTGACCAAAGAACGCATCGAATTATTGAACGAAGCCGGTTTGCATGAATTACAGATCAGCATCGACAATATTCAGCCGGACGAAATTTCCATGAAAAGCCTAAAAGTGCTGGATAGAAAGCTAAAATTATTGGCAGAAATCGCTGAGTTTAAGGTCAATATAAACTCGGTATTAGGTATTTCGGATGAACGAACGGACGATGCAATTGCCATTGCCCAAAAAGCGTGCGATTTAGGATTTTCTCATTCTGTGGGACTGGTTCACAACGAGCACGGCATTCTCAAACCGTTAAGCCCAAAGCAGATAAAAGCATATCAACAAATTGGCAAAATAACAAAATCTCGGGTTCATTTTTTTAACAAATTTGTATTCCAGCAAAATTTAATTACCGGAAAACCGAACCGTTGGCAGTGCCGTGCGGGCGCACGATATTTGTATATTTGTGAACTGGGTTTGGTTCACTGGTGTTCGCAGCAGCGCGGTTATCCCGGCATTCCACTGTTGGAATATTCGCAACATGATATTCAGCGGGAGTTTAACACTGCAAAAAAATGCAGCCCGATGTGCAGCGTCACCTGCGTTCAGCAAATGAGTTTTTTGGATAATTGGCGCCCGAAACAAAAATTAGCTGATCCGAAAGCAACGCCCATTTTTGGGTAA
- a CDS encoding esterase family protein: protein MHREIHNWWSPRLNKHMEIAVYGHYGFAVLMFPTAGADYLEYERFHLLDTLAPMIDQGKFKVFSINSINNESWLNNNMHPYDKAVRHQQYNEYVLREVVPFIYTHCQGHVPIITTGASLGALHAANIFFRRPDVFDGTIAMSGVYRLTAYTRGYFDDNVYFNSPIDYLPNWGDEFMLNRMREKGGNIIIASGQGEYEDPSSSIELSNILHGKGVPHMLDLWGHDMRHDWPTWRQMLPYFLGTKF from the coding sequence ATGCACAGAGAGATTCACAATTGGTGGAGTCCACGACTCAACAAACATATGGAAATTGCGGTTTACGGACATTATGGATTCGCAGTGTTAATGTTCCCGACTGCGGGAGCGGATTATCTTGAATATGAACGGTTTCATCTGCTGGACACGCTGGCACCGATGATCGATCAGGGAAAATTCAAGGTATTTTCCATCAACAGCATCAACAACGAAAGCTGGCTGAACAACAACATGCATCCGTATGACAAAGCTGTCCGGCATCAGCAATACAATGAATATGTGCTGCGGGAAGTGGTGCCGTTCATTTATACCCATTGCCAGGGGCATGTGCCGATTATCACCACCGGTGCATCGTTGGGAGCGTTGCATGCAGCCAACATATTTTTCCGCCGCCCGGATGTTTTTGACGGCACAATTGCGATGAGCGGCGTTTATCGCCTGACTGCCTACACACGCGGCTATTTTGACGACAACGTTTATTTCAACTCACCAATCGATTATTTGCCAAATTGGGGCGATGAATTTATGCTGAACCGGATGCGCGAAAAAGGTGGCAATATCATCATCGCCAGCGGGCAGGGCGAATACGAAGATCCCAGTTCGTCCATCGAATTATCGAATATTTTGCACGGCAAAGGCGTGCCGCACATGCTCGATTTATGGGGACATGATATGCGCCACGATTGGCCAACGTGGCGGCAAATGCTGCCATATTTTTTGGGAACCAAGTTTTAG
- a CDS encoding pentapeptide repeat-containing protein, giving the protein MANELHLSIIKQGVEAWNKWRSENPEIEQPDLSWAELNDQNLMWANFKGCDLSWAKLNNCNLIWADFTAADLSRANLSRSDFTTSVLDGAVLHNANLSSAYFYRASMVNADLQETDAEKAVFSSSNLSGVSFRNAILKGAKFQNVNLQYTEFNDADLESASFDESEDTTSKVDPEIADKTGYRWIKLAAPLATLAVAATLIYLWFNLRSNVEIAVAKSAMPTVIFDNTRLSPTRENETDYFYELDGLLPGKYPMFVYATQLNDINTHEFVRFKRFSDTLSIGTSDRQKSIRVDFDTLYSVRKIAKGIAPNISPDGQKIIYLKKKPKSAGIFESSMWLCDIPTQKSTQIKLHNTSLYDWDWDWDRPFLRGNGQHIFLSAFNHRKRQSFAFMIDSTTGEVTEIPINLQRNWLKYLPLANADKMIIENKLYSMNGEYLHSYNFQSMYQKEVFYGGNSGFVVLNEEDTDQSNSVLLECTYVNHETLEAKVLFEIPKGRAPFISAANEAQRVVLTQYNGITNEFTSVIQLWSDGVMVNLTNDFRDGQRKYANGSTYHKTEACADDAGQNIVYEYEGNIYLLQLPKSVTIEALALANMPESLISSATDLHQNKM; this is encoded by the coding sequence ATGGCAAACGAGCTTCATCTATCCATTATTAAACAGGGTGTAGAAGCCTGGAACAAGTGGCGCAGCGAAAACCCGGAAATTGAACAGCCGGATTTGAGCTGGGCAGAGTTGAACGATCAGAATTTGATGTGGGCCAATTTCAAAGGTTGCGATTTAAGCTGGGCTAAACTCAATAATTGCAACCTGATATGGGCAGATTTTACTGCAGCGGATCTGAGTCGCGCCAATTTGAGTCGTTCTGATTTTACGACCAGCGTCCTCGATGGCGCCGTGCTCCATAACGCTAATTTATCCAGCGCATATTTCTATCGCGCATCGATGGTAAATGCAGATTTGCAAGAAACTGACGCCGAAAAAGCGGTCTTCAGTTCCAGCAATTTGTCCGGCGTTTCGTTTCGTAACGCCATCCTCAAAGGCGCCAAATTTCAAAATGTGAATTTGCAATATACTGAGTTCAACGATGCGGATCTGGAAAGCGCATCGTTCGATGAATCGGAGGATACAACCAGCAAAGTGGACCCAGAGATTGCCGATAAAACCGGCTATCGCTGGATAAAACTTGCCGCACCGCTGGCTACACTGGCGGTAGCTGCAACGCTCATTTATTTGTGGTTCAATTTGCGCTCAAATGTAGAAATTGCCGTTGCTAAATCTGCCATGCCAACCGTTATTTTCGATAACACGCGCCTCTCACCCACCCGCGAAAATGAAACGGATTATTTTTACGAACTGGACGGTTTGCTGCCGGGAAAATACCCGATGTTCGTTTACGCCACCCAGTTGAACGACATCAACACTCACGAATTTGTCCGTTTTAAACGTTTCAGCGATACGCTTAGCATTGGCACCAGTGACCGTCAAAAATCCATCCGGGTGGATTTTGATACATTATATTCGGTGCGAAAAATTGCGAAAGGTATTGCCCCGAACATCAGTCCGGACGGGCAAAAAATAATTTATCTGAAAAAGAAGCCCAAATCCGCCGGAATTTTTGAATCATCGATGTGGCTGTGCGATATTCCCACCCAAAAATCAACCCAGATAAAATTGCACAATACCTCGCTGTATGACTGGGATTGGGATTGGGATCGCCCGTTTTTGCGCGGCAACGGACAGCATATTTTTCTCAGCGCATTTAATCATCGAAAGCGCCAAAGTTTTGCGTTTATGATCGATTCCACCACCGGAGAAGTTACGGAAATTCCCATAAATTTGCAGCGTAACTGGTTGAAATATTTACCACTTGCAAACGCTGACAAAATGATCATCGAGAACAAATTGTATTCGATGAATGGCGAATATCTGCACAGTTACAATTTTCAATCGATGTATCAGAAAGAGGTATTTTACGGCGGAAACAGCGGTTTTGTGGTGCTAAATGAAGAAGACACGGATCAGTCGAACAGTGTATTGCTGGAGTGCACATACGTGAACCACGAAACGCTGGAAGCAAAAGTGTTGTTCGAAATTCCCAAAGGACGCGCGCCGTTTATCTCTGCTGCCAACGAAGCACAACGGGTGGTGCTGACCCAATACAATGGCATCACCAACGAGTTTACTTCTGTTATCCAGCTATGGTCCGATGGCGTGATGGTGAACCTGACCAACGATTTTCGAGACGGGCAACGCAAATACGCGAATGGCAGCACCTACCACAAAACAGAAGCCTGCGCCGATGACGCAGGCCAAAATATTGTGTACGAATACGAAGGTAATATTTATCTGCTGCAGTTGCCGAAATCGGTGACTATCGAAGCGCTGGCTTTGGCAAATATGCCCGAATCGCTGATCAGCAGCGCAACTGATTTACATCAAAATAAAATGTAA